In Candidatus Kerfeldbacteria bacterium, a single genomic region encodes these proteins:
- a CDS encoding transcriptional repressor — translation MPATRVAKQKTADKTWRLTNQRMVILSYLRATPGHHSAEQIYGEVKKKMPSMSFATVYRNLNFLRDYGYIQETVINKISRYDGRIDAHVHLLCENCGKVVNVDHDSIFESARRLAKQQHFISRMENIELRGLCEECRAKGVKIPALAEGQCQSCGKLKKDILQAVLECGDCRFNNSCLYYQEAHRAHA, via the coding sequence GTGCCGGCAACCAGGGTAGCGAAACAGAAGACAGCCGATAAAACCTGGCGCTTAACCAATCAGCGCATGGTTATTTTGAGTTATCTTCGCGCCACGCCCGGGCATCACAGCGCTGAACAGATTTACGGTGAGGTGAAAAAAAAGATGCCGTCGATGAGCTTCGCCACGGTGTACCGCAATCTTAATTTTCTGCGTGATTATGGTTACATCCAGGAGACGGTGATTAATAAAATAAGCCGCTATGATGGACGGATTGATGCGCATGTCCATTTGCTCTGTGAGAATTGCGGCAAGGTGGTCAATGTCGACCATGACAGCATTTTTGAATCAGCTCGACGCCTCGCTAAACAGCAGCATTTTATTTCCCGCATGGAAAATATTGAACTTCGCGGATTATGTGAAGAGTGCCGCGCCAAGGGCGTCAAAATACCAGCCTTAGCGGAAGGACAGTGCCAATCATGCGGCAAACTGAAGAAGGACATCCTACAGGCAGTGCTCGAGTGTGGCGATTGCCGTTTCAATAATAGCTGCTTGTATTATCAGGAAGCGCATCGTGCGCATGCTTAA
- the sufC gene encoding Fe-S cluster assembly ATPase SufC, which translates to MDRLVIRQLYARVTDTPILKGVDLTIQPGTIHALMGPNGSGKSTLASIIAGHPGYTVTRGTMTYGATLLKKLTPDQRAQRGIFLSFQYPVAVPGLSLEHFLRTAYNNIHRGQQLSALEFHKHIEAKMKLLNMKPDFASRALNEGFSGGEKKKSEILQLAVLEPTLAILDETDSGLDIDALRAVAKGINKLVNPKLGILIITHYVRILRYIKPDYVHVMSAGKIIKSGKRTLATQIERRGYDWLLKKKK; encoded by the coding sequence ATGGATCGACTGGTAATTCGACAGCTATATGCCCGTGTAACCGACACCCCCATTCTCAAGGGGGTTGATTTAACTATTCAGCCAGGCACTATTCATGCGCTGATGGGTCCGAACGGATCGGGCAAGTCTACGCTCGCCTCGATCATTGCCGGACATCCGGGCTATACGGTGACGCGGGGGACGATGACCTATGGTGCCACCCTGCTCAAGAAACTCACCCCTGACCAGCGGGCGCAGCGCGGTATTTTTTTATCGTTCCAATATCCGGTGGCGGTGCCTGGATTGTCCCTCGAACATTTTTTGCGCACTGCCTACAATAATATCCATCGCGGCCAGCAGTTATCCGCGTTGGAATTTCATAAACATATTGAAGCAAAAATGAAATTGCTCAATATGAAGCCAGATTTTGCCAGCCGTGCGCTCAATGAGGGGTTCTCCGGCGGAGAAAAAAAGAAGTCAGAAATTTTACAACTTGCTGTATTGGAACCAACCTTGGCCATTCTCGACGAAACGGACTCTGGCTTGGACATTGATGCGCTGCGCGCCGTGGCAAAAGGCATCAATAAATTGGTAAATCCGAAATTGGGCATTCTGATTATCACGCACTATGTGCGCATTTTACGCTATATCAAACCAGACTATGTTCATGTTATGTCGGCGGGAAAAATTATTAAATCGGGAAAACGAACGCTAGCCACTCAGATTGAACGTAGGGGCTATGACTGGTTATTGAAGAAAAAGAAATAA
- the sufB gene encoding Fe-S cluster assembly protein SufB, which yields MSDAQTLRAYGNEAKLAAERPDTLDYIHTAKRGLTKRTVEEISSMKNEPAWMRENRLRAYETFLQKRGPAWGADLSGIDFDDLYYYLKPTTGVAKRWDKVPSTIRNTYNRLGIPEAEQKYLTGVMAQYESEAVYHSLQDKMSKLGVIFTDMDTGLRKYPDLVKQYFGRVVPAGDNKFAALNTAVWSGGSFLYVPAGVHVTFPLQAYFRINKEKVGQFERTLIIAEPGSFVHYVEGCTAPQYTSGSLHSAVVEIIVKKGARVRYTTVQNWSKNVYNLVTKRTFVYEEGTMEWVDGNLGSRVTMKYPSVYLLGRKARGDVLSVAFAGNGQHQDAGGKAIHGAPETTSTIISKSVSKDRGHTSYRGLVRVPAGMRGCKSNVVCDALLLHPQSRSDTYPTMDIRESDVQIGHEASVGKVGEEQLFYLMSRGLSEAEAMSMIVSGFIEPIAKELPIEYAVELNRLIQLEMEGSVG from the coding sequence ATGTCTGACGCTCAAACATTACGCGCCTATGGCAATGAAGCGAAGCTGGCGGCAGAGCGGCCGGATACGCTTGACTATATTCATACTGCTAAACGCGGTCTGACGAAACGCACGGTGGAAGAAATTTCATCCATGAAAAATGAGCCTGCTTGGATGCGGGAAAATCGATTGCGTGCCTACGAAACATTTTTACAGAAGCGTGGGCCAGCCTGGGGAGCAGATTTGTCCGGCATTGATTTTGATGATCTGTACTATTATCTCAAACCAACTACTGGGGTGGCCAAACGATGGGATAAAGTTCCGAGCACTATTCGCAATACATACAACCGATTAGGCATCCCTGAAGCGGAACAAAAATATTTGACCGGCGTAATGGCGCAGTATGAATCCGAAGCGGTCTATCATAGTCTCCAGGATAAGATGTCCAAGCTCGGCGTTATCTTCACCGACATGGACACGGGGTTGCGGAAGTATCCGGATTTGGTCAAACAATATTTCGGTCGGGTGGTACCCGCCGGAGATAATAAGTTTGCGGCGCTGAACACGGCGGTATGGAGCGGCGGCAGTTTTCTGTATGTACCGGCCGGTGTGCACGTGACATTTCCCCTGCAAGCATATTTTCGCATTAATAAAGAAAAGGTTGGTCAATTTGAACGAACATTGATTATCGCAGAGCCGGGCAGCTTCGTACACTATGTGGAGGGATGTACGGCGCCACAGTATACCAGCGGTTCATTGCATTCCGCTGTCGTGGAAATTATTGTGAAAAAGGGAGCGCGGGTTCGCTATACCACCGTTCAGAATTGGTCAAAAAATGTGTACAATTTAGTCACCAAGCGGACGTTCGTGTATGAAGAGGGTACGATGGAATGGGTGGATGGAAACTTAGGCAGCCGCGTGACTATGAAATATCCTTCTGTTTATTTACTCGGCCGCAAGGCGCGTGGTGATGTACTTTCAGTGGCGTTTGCCGGCAATGGTCAGCATCAGGATGCAGGAGGTAAAGCAATTCACGGCGCACCGGAGACGACCTCAACTATTATTTCAAAATCTGTTTCAAAAGATCGTGGTCACACTTCGTACCGCGGCTTGGTTCGCGTCCCAGCTGGCATGCGTGGCTGTAAATCAAATGTGGTGTGCGACGCTTTATTGCTTCATCCACAATCGCGCTCTGACACGTATCCGACGATGGATATACGCGAGAGTGATGTGCAGATTGGTCACGAAGCTTCGGTCGGAAAAGTCGGTGAGGAGCAATTATTTTATCTCATGAGCCGTGGCTTGTCTGAAGCAGAAGCGATGTCAATGATTGTCTCGGGATTTATTGAACCAATTGCTAAAGAATTGCCCATTGAATACGCTGTTGAATTAAATCGCCTCATCCAATTAGAAATGGAAGGAAGCGTAGGATAA
- a CDS encoding SufD family Fe-S cluster assembly protein yields MSRIDRPHISIPTTNRALYPKADPLQRLPEALERRVRGSLRPKRVLVKKSGIISLDIQVEQFHNVQYHIAAGITVTFVLIGAIPVINSGLHLVTCQLSRNSRVTVIQALSGGARVDTHLRFELQGSGAVANYRGVLFGQARSQHALHLIMHHQAPHTSGDILLKGVYTEQSKGVITGLIKIDRRAQDTDSYFGDDVLLFDQGMTASEPMLEIEADNVRASHGSTTGRVNSDQLFYLQSRGLSYQQARYMIIQGFFQPVLANAPEAQQAQLSSFIKAL; encoded by the coding sequence GTGTCCAGGATTGACCGACCACATATTTCTATTCCTACTACAAATCGAGCCCTCTATCCAAAGGCGGATCCACTGCAACGGCTGCCCGAAGCACTCGAGCGACGGGTGCGGGGTAGTCTTCGACCGAAGCGCGTCTTGGTGAAAAAGTCGGGTATCATTTCGTTGGACATTCAGGTAGAACAATTTCATAACGTGCAATACCATATTGCTGCGGGCATCACCGTCACATTTGTGTTGATTGGTGCTATACCGGTGATTAATTCGGGTTTGCACCTCGTGACCTGCCAACTCAGTCGTAATAGTCGCGTCACGGTCATTCAGGCTCTGAGCGGTGGCGCGCGGGTGGATACCCATCTGCGGTTTGAGCTGCAGGGGAGCGGCGCCGTGGCGAATTATCGCGGGGTGCTGTTTGGCCAAGCGCGATCGCAGCATGCGCTGCATCTGATCATGCACCATCAGGCGCCGCACACGTCGGGTGACATACTCCTGAAAGGGGTTTATACTGAGCAGAGTAAGGGTGTCATCACCGGCTTGATCAAGATTGACCGTCGCGCCCAGGACACTGATTCGTATTTTGGTGATGATGTACTTCTCTTTGATCAGGGCATGACCGCTTCCGAGCCGATGCTGGAGATAGAGGCAGATAACGTCCGCGCTTCGCATGGCTCAACCACGGGTCGAGTCAATAGTGATCAATTATTTTATCTCCAATCGCGCGGCCTCTCGTACCAGCAAGCACGGTATATGATCATCCAGGGTTTTTTCCAACCAGTACTGGCTAACGCGCCTGAGGCGCAGCAAGCTCAACTTTCTTCATTTATTAAAGCGCTATGA
- a CDS encoding cysteine desulfurase translates to MSFDPQLVKKDFPILNQPDNPGLVYLDSTASSQKPQSVIDAMSTLYRTSYANVHRGIYQLSEKASEAYEKARATVARFIDADPAEVIFTRNATESINLVAYTWGNANLKAGDEIIITEMEHHANIVPWQQLALRTGAILKWWPVTADYRLDLADLSKLFSPKTKLVACTHMSNVLGTVNPVVEIIAAIRNFNKDIVILIDGAQSTPHLPVSMASLKPDFFAFSSHKMLGPSGMGVLYGRRELLEAMPPFLTGGDMISRVTFTEARWNELPYKFEAGTPHIAGAVGLAAAIEYLERLGMDAIAEHEHQLTEYGLRRLKEIPGLRLIGPATTDARGAIFSFMLPEVHPHDLASILDEQNIAIRAGHHCAQPLHQKLGLEATARASVYVYNTTDDIDALIVGIDKALKLFGV, encoded by the coding sequence ATGAGTTTTGATCCCCAATTGGTAAAAAAAGATTTTCCGATACTCAACCAGCCAGATAATCCGGGTTTGGTTTATCTTGATTCCACCGCTTCCAGCCAAAAACCACAATCGGTGATTGATGCTATGAGTACGCTTTACCGAACCTCGTATGCTAATGTCCACCGGGGGATTTATCAGTTGTCAGAGAAGGCGTCAGAGGCGTATGAAAAAGCTCGGGCGACCGTGGCGCGATTTATTGATGCGGACCCAGCCGAGGTTATCTTTACTCGCAATGCCACCGAGAGTATTAATCTGGTCGCCTATACCTGGGGCAATGCAAATCTGAAAGCAGGAGATGAAATCATCATCACCGAAATGGAGCACCACGCCAATATCGTGCCGTGGCAGCAGCTCGCTCTGCGCACGGGTGCTATTCTTAAGTGGTGGCCAGTCACCGCTGACTATCGATTAGATTTGGCTGATTTGTCGAAACTATTTTCTCCCAAGACAAAACTGGTTGCCTGTACGCACATGTCGAACGTATTAGGAACGGTCAATCCAGTCGTAGAGATTATTGCTGCTATACGCAACTTCAATAAAGATATTGTCATTTTGATTGACGGTGCCCAAAGCACTCCGCATCTGCCCGTCTCCATGGCGAGCCTCAAGCCCGATTTCTTTGCCTTTTCCTCACATAAAATGCTAGGACCGTCAGGCATGGGCGTATTATATGGCCGCCGAGAATTGTTGGAAGCAATGCCGCCATTTTTGACTGGCGGGGATATGATTTCCCGCGTCACCTTTACCGAGGCGCGGTGGAATGAATTGCCCTATAAATTTGAAGCAGGCACCCCGCATATTGCCGGCGCCGTTGGTCTGGCCGCAGCCATTGAATATCTTGAGCGGCTGGGCATGGACGCTATTGCCGAGCATGAGCATCAGCTGACAGAGTACGGATTACGACGATTGAAAGAAATTCCTGGATTGCGACTGATTGGTCCAGCTACGACCGACGCTCGTGGCGCTATTTTCTCTTTCATGCTACCGGAAGTACACCCGCATGATCTCGCTTCAATATTAGATGAACAGAATATTGCCATTCGCGCGGGTCATCATTGTGCCCAGCCCTTGCATCAGAAATTAGGCCTCGAGGCTACCGCCCGTGCCAGCGTCTATGTGTATAATACGACTGACGATATTGATGCGCTCATTGTTGGCATCGATAAAGCTTTGAAACTTTTTGGCGTATGA
- a CDS encoding iron-sulfur cluster assembly scaffold protein — protein MTFDMYREIIIDHSKNPRNFGTLDKPDGTASAENPSCGDNVDLQYHVDAKKKVLTDIKFTGTGCSLTKAGASVLTEQVKGKSLKDIAGYTDDAFIADLGVPVTPARKKCALLALRTLREQVIKTTQ, from the coding sequence ATGACATTCGACATGTATCGAGAAATCATCATAGATCACTCGAAGAACCCGCGTAATTTTGGTACGCTGGATAAACCCGACGGCACTGCATCTGCGGAGAATCCGTCATGTGGTGATAATGTTGATTTGCAGTATCACGTCGATGCAAAGAAAAAAGTCTTGACCGACATCAAATTTACCGGCACTGGTTGTAGCCTGACCAAAGCAGGCGCCTCGGTACTGACTGAGCAGGTGAAGGGCAAGAGCCTGAAAGACATTGCTGGGTATACTGATGATGCCTTTATTGCTGACTTGGGCGTGCCCGTTACCCCCGCTCGTAAGAAATGTGCTCTGCTCGCTTTACGAACGCTTCGAGAGCAAGTTATTAAGACAACTCAATAA
- a CDS encoding superoxide dismutase, which yields MPEKYITPQLPYAYDALEPSIDRETMMIHHDKHHVAYTTKLNEAVEKHPALFEKNPVDLLRDLASVPEDIRPAVRNNGGGHVNHSLFWEIMGPHAGGEPSGILAEAIKETFGSFAQFKEQFAEAAKTQFGSGWAWLTVTADKKLQIEKTANQDTPLSEGRTPILALDVWEHAYYLKYRNVRPDYIAAWWNVVNWEAVAKRYQA from the coding sequence ATGCCAGAAAAATATATTACCCCGCAATTGCCCTATGCCTACGATGCGCTCGAACCAAGCATCGATCGTGAGACCATGATGATTCATCATGATAAGCATCATGTTGCCTACACCACCAAATTAAACGAGGCAGTGGAAAAGCACCCCGCATTATTCGAAAAGAACCCAGTTGACTTACTGCGCGATTTGGCTTCTGTGCCAGAGGACATCCGCCCGGCAGTCCGCAATAACGGTGGCGGGCACGTCAATCACTCGTTGTTCTGGGAAATTATGGGACCGCACGCGGGAGGCGAGCCAAGTGGGATTTTGGCGGAAGCAATCAAAGAAACCTTTGGCTCATTTGCTCAATTTAAAGAGCAATTCGCTGAGGCAGCCAAAACGCAGTTTGGATCAGGTTGGGCGTGGCTGACGGTTACCGCCGATAAGAAACTCCAGATAGAAAAAACGGCGAATCAAGATACGCCCTTATCCGAAGGCCGCACGCCGATCTTGGCGCTTGATGTCTGGGAGCACGCGTACTATTTGAAATATCGCAATGTCCGACCGGATTACATTGCTGCTTGGTGGAATGTGGTGAACTGGGAGGCGGTTGCGAAACGTTATCAGGCGTAA
- a CDS encoding ferredoxin, with protein MKIVLKRDKCISAATCVAIAPDVFELDEEGKVKLKNEHGADDQTIIDAARSCPTQAIEIYDDQGKQLVP; from the coding sequence ATGAAAATTGTTCTTAAGCGTGATAAATGTATTTCAGCCGCAACCTGTGTGGCAATCGCTCCTGACGTTTTTGAATTAGATGAAGAGGGGAAAGTAAAATTAAAAAATGAGCATGGCGCTGATGATCAAACGATCATCGACGCGGCGCGGTCATGTCCGACTCAAGCGATCGAAATCTACGATGACCAAGGCAAGCAATTAGTCCCTTAA
- a CDS encoding DsbA family protein yields the protein MTDAGMEISPTPTPSYKKWFFVLLGVFMLVVAGGIYFYVLIQDNVTDLQNGNVDRAAYLDTADDPVEGNPDATIVIVEFSDFQCPFCFQAFPIVRELINAYGQDVKFVYRDFPITDSHPQAQKAAEAGECAHVQGRFWEMHDKLFLNQNDLSVPSLKRYANEIGLDTELFNQCLDSNAYADEVEEDFVAGLAAGVTGTPTFFINGRPFTGSVTFDQFAEIIDQLKAIQ from the coding sequence ATGACAGACGCTGGTATGGAGATATCGCCAACCCCGACCCCTTCATATAAAAAGTGGTTTTTTGTGCTCTTGGGCGTATTTATGTTAGTCGTAGCGGGCGGCATCTATTTTTATGTATTGATTCAGGACAATGTAACTGATCTGCAGAATGGCAATGTGGATCGGGCGGCGTATCTGGATACTGCGGATGATCCGGTGGAAGGAAATCCCGATGCCACGATTGTTATTGTTGAGTTCTCTGATTTCCAATGCCCGTTTTGTTTTCAGGCTTTCCCGATCGTACGTGAATTAATAAATGCATACGGACAAGACGTAAAATTTGTCTATCGTGATTTTCCTATCACTGATTCGCATCCGCAGGCGCAGAAAGCCGCCGAGGCAGGAGAATGCGCTCATGTCCAGGGGCGTTTTTGGGAAATGCACGACAAGCTGTTTCTCAATCAAAATGACTTGAGCGTACCCTCGCTTAAGCGTTATGCCAATGAAATTGGGTTGGACACCGAGTTATTCAATCAATGCTTAGACAGCAATGCCTACGCTGATGAGGTGGAGGAGGATTTTGTAGCTGGTCTGGCTGCTGGAGTGACGGGAACGCCAACCTTCTTTATCAATGGCCGTCCCTTTACCGGCAGCGTTACCTTTGATCAGTTTGCGGAGATTATTGATCAGTTGAAAGCCATTCAATAA
- a CDS encoding DsbA family protein, with protein sequence MPTNENQNGSNGVVYRTSPKVAFSMGIMAGVTLASVTAFVMTYALLQSNLDDSGSARTNTTGTVAGVEDTNPSPTDAPAAPTAPVDITVTDQDHVRGDKNAPVTIVEYSDFECPFCARHLPTVEKIMQEYDGQVRLIYRHFPLSFHPQAQKAAEASECASEQGKFWEMHDKLFAMNEAGTLSLENFKKAAGELGLKQAQFDSCLNDGKYADRVQSDFSQGSQYGVNGTPATFVNGKLVSGAVPFESFKTVIDQALAD encoded by the coding sequence ATGCCAACAAATGAAAATCAAAACGGCAGCAACGGCGTTGTCTACCGCACCTCACCCAAGGTGGCTTTTTCGATGGGGATCATGGCCGGTGTGACTCTGGCGTCTGTAACCGCCTTTGTCATGACCTATGCCTTATTGCAGTCTAATCTTGATGATTCTGGTTCAGCCAGGACTAATACAACCGGAACTGTTGCCGGCGTTGAAGATACCAATCCGAGTCCGACTGATGCTCCTGCAGCACCGACTGCACCGGTTGACATCACGGTGACTGATCAGGATCATGTTCGTGGCGATAAAAATGCCCCTGTTACCATCGTTGAATATTCAGATTTTGAGTGCCCATTCTGCGCGCGTCATTTGCCAACAGTTGAAAAAATCATGCAAGAATATGATGGTCAGGTTCGATTAATCTATCGTCATTTCCCCTTATCGTTCCATCCTCAAGCGCAAAAAGCCGCTGAGGCGTCTGAGTGCGCTTCTGAGCAGGGAAAATTCTGGGAGATGCATGATAAATTGTTTGCCATGAATGAAGCGGGCACCTTGAGCCTGGAGAACTTCAAGAAAGCAGCCGGCGAACTCGGCTTGAAGCAAGCCCAATTTGACAGCTGTCTCAATGATGGGAAATACGCCGATCGCGTCCAGTCCGATTTCAGTCAGGGATCTCAGTATGGCGTGAATGGTACACCAGCCACTTTTGTTAATGGTAAGCTGGTTTCCGGTGCCGTACCGTTTGAAAGTTTTAAAACAGTTATTGATCAGGCTTTAGCCGATTAA
- the lgt gene encoding prolipoprotein diacylglyceryl transferase, with protein MGWLHTWHPSPIAFSTSSLSVSWYGLVLVAGVVVGLLLVRRLWRRAGIALDHLYGIVTWLIIGGLIGGRIGHVIGEWDYYSGHLSELFSIWHGGLAIQGILIVGLIILWVYTRRQRLSFWQVTDLFVVVVPLVQAIGRWGNYFNQELFGKPASVPWAIPIDAAHRPVEYASVVYFHPLFLYESLLMLELFIVLFVLYRKQALRTGEYTLLYFMLFPVVRFSLDFLRIDMLAVGPLLLSQWISIAFIIGAGWLWWHIRQRQTPSGASER; from the coding sequence ATGGGGTGGCTTCATACGTGGCACCCTTCCCCAATAGCATTTTCTACCAGCTCACTATCCGTGAGCTGGTATGGTTTAGTGCTTGTTGCCGGGGTTGTAGTTGGATTATTACTTGTGCGGCGGCTGTGGCGGCGTGCGGGAATAGCTCTGGATCATCTGTATGGCATCGTCACCTGGTTGATTATCGGTGGGTTAATCGGCGGCAGGATCGGACACGTGATTGGCGAGTGGGATTACTACAGCGGGCACCTGTCGGAATTATTCTCTATCTGGCACGGCGGATTGGCGATTCAGGGGATCCTGATCGTTGGCTTGATCATATTGTGGGTGTATACGCGCCGCCAGCGCTTGAGCTTTTGGCAGGTCACTGATTTATTTGTGGTCGTGGTTCCGCTGGTGCAGGCGATCGGCCGCTGGGGGAATTATTTCAATCAAGAGTTATTTGGGAAGCCGGCCAGCGTCCCGTGGGCCATCCCCATTGATGCGGCGCACCGGCCGGTCGAGTACGCCTCGGTGGTGTATTTCCACCCTCTATTTCTCTACGAATCATTATTGATGCTGGAGTTATTCATCGTCCTATTTGTGTTATATCGTAAACAAGCGCTGCGTACGGGGGAATATACGTTGCTGTATTTCATGCTATTTCCCGTGGTTCGGTTCTCGCTGGATTTCCTGAGGATTGATATGTTGGCCGTCGGCCCATTATTATTGTCTCAGTGGATTAGCATTGCATTTATTATTGGTGCGGGATGGTTATGGTGGCACATTCGACAGCGTCAGACACCATCAGGGGCATCAGAAAGGTAA
- a CDS encoding ParA family protein — translation MPKVIAIVNQKGGVGKTTTAVNLATYLAKAGKFVLLIDLDPQGNASSGLGIPFQQVQEGIYHPLVMGISIKQVINQTSVDGLHVAPASADLAGARVELVSLDRREHRLHEATLEVRNEYDYIIIDNPPSLCLLTINGLVAADEVLIPVQTEYYALEGLGQLLQTVQLVQERLQPNLKILGAVMTMYDDRNKLSGDIFQELYKYFPNKIFRTVVPRNVKLAEAPSFGKSIYHYDKKSPGAKAYERLAREIIDHHDYAPR, via the coding sequence ATGCCTAAAGTTATTGCAATTGTGAACCAAAAAGGCGGGGTGGGCAAGACCACGACCGCGGTAAATCTCGCAACCTACTTAGCCAAAGCAGGTAAGTTTGTATTATTGATTGATTTGGATCCTCAGGGCAACGCTTCGTCAGGCTTGGGTATCCCATTTCAGCAAGTCCAAGAGGGCATTTACCACCCTTTGGTTATGGGTATTTCGATAAAGCAGGTCATTAATCAGACCAGCGTGGATGGGCTGCACGTGGCACCAGCCAGTGCTGATTTAGCCGGTGCGCGGGTAGAATTGGTCTCGCTCGATCGCCGTGAGCATCGGCTCCATGAGGCGACGCTGGAAGTGCGGAATGAGTATGACTATATTATCATCGATAATCCGCCGTCATTATGCCTCTTGACCATCAATGGATTGGTCGCCGCTGATGAAGTGTTGATTCCCGTCCAGACTGAGTATTATGCGCTTGAGGGACTTGGTCAGCTACTCCAGACCGTACAATTGGTTCAGGAGCGGCTTCAGCCAAATTTGAAAATTTTAGGAGCGGTGATGACAATGTACGATGACCGTAATAAATTATCCGGTGATATCTTTCAAGAGTTGTATAAATATTTTCCCAACAAAATTTTTCGCACCGTGGTGCCGCGTAATGTGAAACTGGCCGAGGCGCCAAGTTTTGGGAAAAGTATTTATCACTATGATAAAAAGTCCCCTGGGGCAAAAGCCTATGAGCGATTAGCGAGAGAGATAATTGACCATCACGATTACGCGCCCCGCTAA
- a CDS encoding ParB/RepB/Spo0J family partition protein → MTSTTLGRGLSSLIPPMPGQSGSAGGEQVLQIPIDQIKPNPQQPRHQFDHDALDDLIQSIKTHGIIQPLVVIRVGSGYQLIAGERRLRAAKMLDKQKVPAVVRSASEQQQLELALVENVQRQNLNPIDKAIGYQRLIDEFSMTQEAVAKQVGQSRAAVANAVRLLALPQPMRDALADGRLTEGHAKVLLSVKTDTERERIFQDILQNKLTVRGAETHVRTTTVHGHTRRAQTDPNLKASEEALEEKLGTKVQLKRTGSSGTITIHFYSREELDQIIRTITS, encoded by the coding sequence ATGACCAGCACAACATTAGGACGAGGATTAAGTTCTCTCATACCGCCCATGCCGGGCCAGTCGGGCAGCGCGGGCGGTGAACAAGTACTGCAAATTCCCATTGATCAGATCAAGCCGAACCCGCAGCAGCCGCGCCATCAATTTGATCATGATGCGCTGGATGATTTGATCCAGTCGATTAAGACGCACGGCATCATTCAACCGTTAGTGGTTATTCGGGTGGGATCCGGGTATCAATTGATTGCCGGTGAACGCCGTTTGCGCGCCGCAAAAATGCTGGACAAACAAAAGGTACCGGCTGTCGTTCGCTCTGCTTCCGAACAACAACAATTAGAATTGGCGCTGGTGGAAAATGTACAACGCCAGAATCTTAACCCGATTGATAAAGCGATCGGCTATCAGCGGTTGATTGACGAATTTAGCATGACCCAGGAAGCCGTAGCCAAACAGGTGGGCCAGAGCCGTGCAGCGGTGGCTAACGCCGTTCGGTTGTTAGCGTTGCCTCAGCCGATGCGTGATGCGCTGGCCGATGGGCGATTGACGGAGGGGCACGCCAAGGTACTCCTGAGCGTCAAAACCGATACTGAGCGTGAGCGGATATTTCAGGACATTCTACAGAATAAATTGACTGTCCGCGGGGCGGAAACGCACGTTCGCACCACTACGGTGCATGGCCATACACGGCGCGCGCAAACCGACCCGAATTTGAAAGCGAGCGAAGAGGCGCTGGAGGAAAAATTGGGCACCAAGGTTCAGCTGAAGCGTACCGGTTCCAGTGGCACGATCACTATTCATTTTTATTCACGAGAAGAGCTTGATCAGATAATTCGCACGATTACCTCGTAA